Below is a genomic region from Candidatus Methylomirabilota bacterium.
GGAGCCCATCCTGGCCGCGGTCGACCGGGGGCTCAGCCTGATGATCGAAAAGCCGCTGGCCACGGAGCTGGCCGATTCCGCCCGGGTCCTGGCCGCCATCGAACGCTCCGGCGTCGACGCGGTCGTAGGCTACACCCAGCGTTTCCGGCGGCGCTTCCTGGTGGCCAAGGAGAAGGTGCGCACCGGGCAGCTCGGGGACGTCACCCTGGTCACCTCCCGGGCGTTCATGAACCGCCTGGTGGCCCTCGACAATTACCGGCGTACCGACCGTCCCGAGACGATTTCCCCCATGGTGATCTCGGGCACGCACGCGCTGGACGTGGTGATGTGGCTGATGGACGCCAAGACCCCGGTCGAGGCCTACGCGCGGTCCATCGACCGCGTCCTCGGGCCCACCCACAAAGGGATCGATGCCACCGCCGGGCTCATCAGCATGAGCGACGGATCGCTCTACCATCTGAACATCTCGTGGGCCCTGCCGGTGGTGTGGCCGGGCTCGGTCTACAGCCTGGAGATCGGCATCGTGGGCACGGAGGGCGTGCTCACCATCGACGACACGCACCGCGACGTCGTCATGGCGAGCACCCTCCCCCAGCAGGCCGGCTACACGCCGGATGTCACGCGCAACGTCGATTTCCTCGAGAGCTATCCGCCCGGCAACATCGCGCTGGGTGAGCTGTGGGGGCCCATGCGCGAGGAAACGACCTCGTGGCTTGGCCGCCTGGCCCTCGGCCATCCCACTCCGCACGCGACCGCCGCCGAGGCCCACAACCGCCTCATGCTGACCAAGGCCCTCGACCTCTCGGCGCGCCGGCGGCGACCGGTCCCGCTGCCCATCACGCCCGAGGAGGAGCGGGCCTGAGGCCTATGGCCCCCAAGGCCAAGGTGGTGCTCACCGACTACGTCTGGGAGTCCCTGGACGTGGAGAAAAAGACGCTCGAAGGCCTGGCCGACCTGGTGGCCCTGCAGACCAAGAAGCCCGAAGACTTCCTGGCCGAGGCGGCGGACTGCGACGCCCTGCTCAATACCTACGCCGGGCCCATCACCGCCGAGGTCATGAGCGGGATGCCGCGGTGCAAGATCATCGCCCGCTACGGCATCGGCGTGGACACGATCGACGTGGCGGCGGCGACGGCGGCGGGCATCATCGTGACGAACAACCCGAGCTACTGCATCGAGGAAGTCGCCGAGCACACGATGGCCCTGCTGCTGGCCTGCGCCCGCAAGGTCGCGCTCTACGATCGGCTCGTGCGCGAGGGGCGCTGGGAGGTGCCGCCCGGCAAGCCGCTGTTCCGCCTGGCCGGGCGCACGCTGGGCCTGGTCGGCTTCGGCAACATCGCCCGGGCCGTGGCGGTCCGGGCCGCCGCCTTCGGCATGCGCGTGCTCTACGTCGACCCGTTCGTCACGGCCGGCCAGCACGCGGTCCCCGGCGACAAGCGGGAGCTCGGCGCGGTGCTGCGGGAGGCGGACTTCCTGTCCCTGCACCCGCCGCTGCTGCCGGAGACCCGGGGGATGATCGGCGACGAGGCCTTCGCCCGGATGAAGCCGACGGCCTTCGTCATCAACTGTTCGCGCGGGCCCATCCTCGACACCGCGGCCCTGGTGCGGGCGCTGGACGCCGGCCGGATCGCCGGGTGCGCGCTGGACACCACCGACCCCGAGCCGCTGCCCGACCCCCATCCCCTGCGCGGCCGCGACAACGTGATCATCACGCCGCACGTGGCCTGGTACAGCGAGCAGGCGCTGGTGGGGCTCCAGGCCGGCGCCCCCAGCGAGGTGCGTCGCGTGTTGACGGGCGAGTTCCCCGTCAACGTCGTCAACCGGGCGGTCAAGGGCCGGAACCGCGCCGGTCTCTAGGGACCCTCCGCGGTCCCCTACTGCGCCTTGAGCTTCATGTCCTCGTAGGACGGGTAGAACACCATGGGGATCGTGTTGATCTGGTGATCGGCCACGCGCGGCCCTACCCCCATCAAGGCGCGCAGGTCCATGATGGGCGCGAACATGGCCCGATCGATCGTGAGCTGCTGGATGCGGTGGAGCAGGGCTTCGCGCTTCTTGACGTCCCGCTCCTTGGCCTGCTGGTGGAACAGCTCGTCGATGTCGGGATAGCCGCCGTAGGCGTAGCCCCCTTTGGAGTACATGAACTCGGCCACCCGGCTGGCCGCGTTACCCGAGTTCCCCACCGCGGTGAGGAAGATCCCGCGCAGCTTCTTCTCGCGCCAGTTGGCATAGAAGGTGGCCCGCTCCGTCGGCCGCATCTTCACCCGGATCCCCACCGCGTTCAGATAGTTCACGGCGGCCTCCGACACCGAGA
It encodes:
- a CDS encoding Gfo/Idh/MocA family oxidoreductase is translated as MSVPRATKPIGLAIVGAGRIGLIRGEMAARHPSVGWIGVAETRAEHGKQVADRLGAEFVTTDFRELLRRPEVTAAIIATDEHLHVEPILAAVDRGLSLMIEKPLATELADSARVLAAIERSGVDAVVGYTQRFRRRFLVAKEKVRTGQLGDVTLVTSRAFMNRLVALDNYRRTDRPETISPMVISGTHALDVVMWLMDAKTPVEAYARSIDRVLGPTHKGIDATAGLISMSDGSLYHLNISWALPVVWPGSVYSLEIGIVGTEGVLTIDDTHRDVVMASTLPQQAGYTPDVTRNVDFLESYPPGNIALGELWGPMREETTSWLGRLALGHPTPHATAAEAHNRLMLTKALDLSARRRRPVPLPITPEEERA
- a CDS encoding C-terminal binding protein → MAPKAKVVLTDYVWESLDVEKKTLEGLADLVALQTKKPEDFLAEAADCDALLNTYAGPITAEVMSGMPRCKIIARYGIGVDTIDVAAATAAGIIVTNNPSYCIEEVAEHTMALLLACARKVALYDRLVREGRWEVPPGKPLFRLAGRTLGLVGFGNIARAVAVRAAAFGMRVLYVDPFVTAGQHAVPGDKRELGAVLREADFLSLHPPLLPETRGMIGDEAFARMKPTAFVINCSRGPILDTAALVRALDAGRIAGCALDTTDPEPLPDPHPLRGRDNVIITPHVAWYSEQALVGLQAGAPSEVRRVLTGEFPVNVVNRAVKGRNRAGL